Sequence from the Streptomyces peucetius genome:
TAGCCGAACTCCCGCCAGGCGCGGCCCTCGAAGGGCGCGCGCAGTACGGGAGGGAGGAAGTGCTCCCGGCGGGCCGGGGGACCGTAACCGTAATCCGTGGCCATCGAGGTCGTCCGTTCTGGGATGCGGGCTGTCATGACTCAAGCGTGGTGCGGCGGCCCGGTCCGCACCATGAGGGCGGTATCCGTCTTGGAGGGGGGTTTTCCCCACCGTGTCGCAGGTGCGCCGCACGCCTGTGACGCCTGCGCCGGTCGGGGCGTGGGCATGCGGCACCGGCGCGTGGGCCGGCCGGGGCAGCGGTCGGGGGCAGGCGCCGGCGTGGAGGTGGGGGCCGGGTCGGCGAGGGTGGTGGGGGAGGTGGGGCCCGTGGGGTCGGTGGGGCAGGTGGTTCAGGTGCTCGGGGTCCTGCCCGCTTCACGGGGCCGCTGCGCCCCCTGCGGCGCATGGGCCTCACACGCCTCACGCGTACGCCAGGGGAGCTCGGCGGTGATCGTCGTCGGCCCGCCGGACGGGGAGTCGACGGCCAGGACGCCGTCCACCGCGCCCAGCCGTTCCGCGAGGCCGGCCAGGCCGCCGCCGCTGTCGAGCCGGACGCCGCCCTTGCCGTTGTCGGTGACCTGGAGCATCAGCCGGTCCTGCGAGCGCCACACGTCGACGGAGGCGCGGGTGGCCCGGGCGTGCTTGCTGATGTTCTGCAGCAGCTCGGAGACGGTGAAGTAGGCGATCCCCTCGATCGCGGCCGCCGGCCGCTCGTCCAGGTCCACCGTGACGGCGACCGGAGCCGTGCAGCGGGAGGCGACGGCGGAGAGCGCCGCGTCCAGACCGCGGTCTGTCAGTACCGCGGGGTGGATGCCGCGCGCCAGGTCGCGCAGCTCCTGCAGGGCCAGCTTCACCTCGCCGTGCGCCTCGTCGACCATCGCGGCCGCCGCGTCCGGGTCCTCGAGGAGTTTTTCCTTCGCGAGGCCGAGCCCCATAGCGAGCGCGACCAGCCGGGCCTGCGCACCGTCGTGGAGATCACGTTCGATACGGCGCAGGTCCGCCGCCGCCGTGTCGACGACGACCCCGCGGTCCGACTCCAGCTCGGCGATGCGGCGTTCCAGTTCGTCGGACGGCGACAGCAGCCCCCGCACCATCGCCCGGTCCGCGTTGGACAGCCCGCGTGCGATGAAGGGAAGAACGGGCCAGAGCACGAACAGGCCCACCATCATCACGGTGAAGGTGACGACGCCCCAGGGCAGCCGGATGACCGAGTACAGCACCGTGCGCCAGGCCACCGGGTCCTTCAGCCGGTACCACACCGGAGCGATCAGACCGGCGCCGCGCCCCGGGCCGGGCAGCGGGCTCGGCTCGTCCACCCGTACGCCGAGCAGCGCCCGTGCTCGCGCTCGTTCTGCCCGCCCGAGCAGGCGCGCACCCATGAGCACGAGGGCGAGCAGCGGCAGGCCGACCACCGTCACGGTGAGGCCGGCGCTGGTGGTGATCGTGACCGTCACGTAGACGAATCCGAGCAGCGCGGCCGGCAGATTGCCGAGCAGATGCGCGATCTCCTTCCACGTGCAGCGGTCGAAGGCGAAGCGCGCAGGGGGCGGCCGGTCGTCGTCGGGGGCGGTGATGCTCGCGGTCATGGAGGCCAGCCTGCCGGGCCGGAACGCCGTAGGCCATGGGGTACATGGGTGGGGCGGAGTGGGGATAACCCCACCCGGGCCGGTCCGATGCGTGACACGACTGCTTACCCTCTCCTTAGCAGGGCCTAGACTCCCGTGCGTACAGAGCGTGCGTGCTGATCGTGCGTGCCGCAGGTCGACTGGGTCAGGGAGCGAGGGGACGGACGTGCCGGAACCGACCGTGGTCGTGCTCGCGACGGACTACTTCCGCAGCTACTCCGTCGTCGGGCTGCTCGCGGTGATCGGCGTGTTGTTCGTCGCCGTCGCGTTCGCCGCCGGCCGGCTGCTGCGACCTGTCGCACCGACACCGGAGAAACTGCTCACGTACGAGTGCGGCGTCGACCCGGTGGGCGAGGGCTGGGCACACACCCAGGTCCGCTACTACGTCTACGCCTTCCTGTACGTGATCTTCGCGGTCGACTCGATCTTCCTCTTCCCGTGGGCCACGGTGTTCGCCGCCGACGGCTACGGCGCGACGACCCTCGTGGAGATGTTCATCTTCCTCGGCTTCCTGGCCGTGGGACTCCTCTACGCATGGAAGAAGGGGGTCCTGACATGGATGTGACCCCGAACCCGAACCCGCGCAACTCGGCCCGGGCCCAGGCTCAGGCCCCCCAGACCCTGGAACCGGGCGCGGCCCGGGCCCCGGAGCTCCTGCCCGAGCCGCGGCGACTGGGCGCCCTGGCGCGCCTGGCCCCCGAGCCGATGAAGGTGGTCCTCAACTGGGGCCGCCGCTACAGCCTCTGGGTCTTCAACTTCGGACTGGCCTGCTGCGCCATCGAGTTCATCGCCGCGTCGATGG
This genomic interval carries:
- a CDS encoding sensor histidine kinase, which encodes MTASITAPDDDRPPPARFAFDRCTWKEIAHLLGNLPAALLGFVYVTVTITTSAGLTVTVVGLPLLALVLMGARLLGRAERARARALLGVRVDEPSPLPGPGRGAGLIAPVWYRLKDPVAWRTVLYSVIRLPWGVVTFTVMMVGLFVLWPVLPFIARGLSNADRAMVRGLLSPSDELERRIAELESDRGVVVDTAAADLRRIERDLHDGAQARLVALAMGLGLAKEKLLEDPDAAAAMVDEAHGEVKLALQELRDLARGIHPAVLTDRGLDAALSAVASRCTAPVAVTVDLDERPAAAIEGIAYFTVSELLQNISKHARATRASVDVWRSQDRLMLQVTDNGKGGVRLDSGGGLAGLAERLGAVDGVLAVDSPSGGPTTITAELPWRTREACEAHAPQGAQRPREAGRTPST
- a CDS encoding NADH-quinone oxidoreductase subunit A, with the protein product MPEPTVVVLATDYFRSYSVVGLLAVIGVLFVAVAFAAGRLLRPVAPTPEKLLTYECGVDPVGEGWAHTQVRYYVYAFLYVIFAVDSIFLFPWATVFAADGYGATTLVEMFIFLGFLAVGLLYAWKKGVLTWM